A DNA window from Nycticebus coucang isolate mNycCou1 chromosome 1, mNycCou1.pri, whole genome shotgun sequence contains the following coding sequences:
- the TMEM161B gene encoding transmembrane protein 161B isoform X4 → MKPTQEMNISLVWCLLVLSFAIKVLFSLTTHYFKVEDGGERSVCVTFGFFFFVKAMAVLIVTENYLEFGLETGFTNFSDSAMLFLEKQGLESQGPVSKLTFKFFLAIFCSLIGAFLTFPGLRLAQMHLDALNLATEKITQTLLHINFLAPLFMVLLWVKPITKDYIMNPPLGKENVPLMTEATFDTLRLWLIILLCALRLAMMRSHLQAYLNLAQKCVDQMKKEAGRISTVELQKMVARVFYYLCVIALQYVAPLVMLLHTTLLLKTLGNHSWGIYPELLSTLPVDNSLLPNSVHSELPSADGKMKVTVTQITVALSSLKNIFTPLLFRGLLSFLTWWIAACLFSTSLFGLFYHQYLTVA, encoded by the exons ATGAAGCCCACACAGGAAATGAATATCAGCTTAGTCTGGTGTCTgcttgttttgtcttttgcaat CAAAGTTCTATTTTCATTAACTACACACTATTTTAAAGTAGAAGATGGTGGTGAAAGGTCAGTTTGTGTcacctttggattttttttcttcgtTAAAGCTATGGCAGTCTTGATTGTAACAGAAAATTATCTGGAGTTTGGACTTGAAACAG GGTTTACAAATTTCTCAGACAGTGCCATGCTGTTTCTTGAAAAGCAAGGTTTAGAATCTCA gggtcctgtttcaaaacttactttcaaatttttcctggctattttctgttcaCTCATTGGGGCTTTTTTGACATTTCCTGGATTACGGCTGGCTCAAATGCATCTGGATGCCCTGAATTTGGCAACAGAAAAAATTACACA AACACTACTTCATATCAACTTCTTGGCACCTTTATTTATGGTTCTGCTCTGGGTAAAACCAATCACCAAAGACTACATTATGAACCCACcattgggtaaagaaaatgtccCTTT AATGACAGAAGCTACATTTGATACTCTGCGACTCTGGCTAATAATCCTGCTGTGTGCTTTACGGTTGGCCATGATGCGTAGTCACCTGCAAGCTTATTTAAACTTAGCCCAGAAATGTGTGGATCAGATGAAAAAAGAAGCAGGGCGAATAAGTACAGTTGAGCTACAGAAAATG GTGGCTCGAGTCTTTTATTACCTCTGTGTCATTGCACTGCAGTATGTGGCACCGCTGGTAATGCTGCTTCACACAACTCTGCTTTTGAAAACATTAG GTAATCATTCCTGGGGGATTTATCCAGAACTTCTCTCTACTTTGCCAGTGGATAATAGCCTACTCCCCAATTCTGTTCACTCTGAATTACCATCTGCTGATGGGAAGATGAAGGTAACTGTTACACAAATAACAGTGGCACTGagcagcttaaaaaatatttttactcctCTCCTTTTTCGAGGACTTCTGTCTTTTTTGACCTGGTGGATAGCTGCTTGCCTCTTTTCTACAAGCCTTTTTGGACTTTTTTATCACCAATATCTGACTGTGGCATGA
- the TMEM161B gene encoding transmembrane protein 161B isoform X5 produces MAVLIVTENYLEFGLETGFTNFSDSAMLFLEKQGLESQGPVSKLTFKFFLAIFCSLIGAFLTFPGLRLAQMHLDALNLATEKITQTLLHINFLAPLFMVLLWVKPITKDYIMNPPLGKENVPLMTEATFDTLRLWLIILLCALRLAMMRSHLQAYLNLAQKCVDQMKKEAGRISTVELQKMVARVFYYLCVIALQYVAPLVMLLHTTLLLKTLGNHSWGIYPELLSTLPVDNSLLPNSVHSELPSADGKMKVTVTQITVALSSLKNIFTPLLFRGLLSFLTWWIAACLFSTSLFGLFYHQYLTVA; encoded by the exons ATGGCAGTCTTGATTGTAACAGAAAATTATCTGGAGTTTGGACTTGAAACAG GGTTTACAAATTTCTCAGACAGTGCCATGCTGTTTCTTGAAAAGCAAGGTTTAGAATCTCA gggtcctgtttcaaaacttactttcaaatttttcctggctattttctgttcaCTCATTGGGGCTTTTTTGACATTTCCTGGATTACGGCTGGCTCAAATGCATCTGGATGCCCTGAATTTGGCAACAGAAAAAATTACACA AACACTACTTCATATCAACTTCTTGGCACCTTTATTTATGGTTCTGCTCTGGGTAAAACCAATCACCAAAGACTACATTATGAACCCACcattgggtaaagaaaatgtccCTTT AATGACAGAAGCTACATTTGATACTCTGCGACTCTGGCTAATAATCCTGCTGTGTGCTTTACGGTTGGCCATGATGCGTAGTCACCTGCAAGCTTATTTAAACTTAGCCCAGAAATGTGTGGATCAGATGAAAAAAGAAGCAGGGCGAATAAGTACAGTTGAGCTACAGAAAATG GTGGCTCGAGTCTTTTATTACCTCTGTGTCATTGCACTGCAGTATGTGGCACCGCTGGTAATGCTGCTTCACACAACTCTGCTTTTGAAAACATTAG GTAATCATTCCTGGGGGATTTATCCAGAACTTCTCTCTACTTTGCCAGTGGATAATAGCCTACTCCCCAATTCTGTTCACTCTGAATTACCATCTGCTGATGGGAAGATGAAGGTAACTGTTACACAAATAACAGTGGCACTGagcagcttaaaaaatatttttactcctCTCCTTTTTCGAGGACTTCTGTCTTTTTTGACCTGGTGGATAGCTGCTTGCCTCTTTTCTACAAGCCTTTTTGGACTTTTTTATCACCAATATCTGACTGTGGCATGA